One stretch of Anaerobacillus sp. CMMVII DNA includes these proteins:
- a CDS encoding ABC transporter substrate-binding protein has protein sequence MKTTGKIFVVDPSPLNWLFVLFHTMEELVRADHEGNVTPSLARNVRWINETTLEVELRRGVLFHNGEVFNAKSLVRSFAEEQRWLAPHPPGTWLNLPRERGVEVVDDYTVRFHFLEPEGLALAKTRGVHIGNDLFWETLGFGYAKEASGEGRW, from the coding sequence ATGAAAACTACAGGGAAAATTTTTGTTGTCGATCCTTCGCCGCTAAACTGGCTGTTTGTTCTTTTTCATACGATGGAGGAATTAGTAAGAGCAGATCATGAGGGGAATGTTACACCTTCTTTAGCTCGGAATGTTCGATGGATAAATGAAACAACACTTGAGGTAGAGCTAAGAAGAGGGGTTCTTTTTCATAATGGTGAGGTATTTAACGCGAAAAGTTTAGTACGTAGCTTTGCGGAAGAACAACGGTGGCTTGCACCGCATCCGCCGGGGACGTGGTTAAACCTGCCTCGTGAAAGAGGAGTAGAAGTTGTTGATGATTATACCGTTCGCTTTCACTTTTTAGAGCCAGAGGGACTGGCCCTAGCAAAAACAAGAGGTGTTCATATCGGAAATGATTTGTTTTGGGAAACACTTGGTTTTGGTTATGCGAAAGAAGCGAGTGGTGAGGGGCGCTGGTGA
- a CDS encoding DUF952 domain-containing protein: protein MIILHCLKETSWQEGKNSMYYGKHYIVSEGFIHCSSIENFWRVAPNFKNIKDRLVLLCIDTDKVESEIKWEDDDNCGREYPHIYGELNLDSVVNVIPFLSEDDGDFILNEELKEYLNE, encoded by the coding sequence ATGATAATTCTACATTGTTTAAAAGAGACAAGTTGGCAAGAGGGGAAAAATAGCATGTATTATGGTAAACATTATATTGTATCTGAGGGTTTTATACACTGTTCGTCGATTGAGAATTTTTGGCGAGTAGCTCCCAATTTTAAAAACATAAAAGATCGTTTAGTTCTCTTATGTATTGATACTGATAAAGTAGAATCTGAAATAAAATGGGAAGATGATGATAACTGCGGAAGAGAATACCCACATATTTATGGAGAATTAAATCTTGACTCTGTTGTTAATGTCATTCCATTCTTAAGTGAAGATGACGGAGATTTTATATTAAATGAGGAATTAAAAGAGTATCTAAATGAATGA
- a CDS encoding sigma factor: protein MKRSRKDKLDEIYREHAKSLYYYLYRLSGSSHIAEDLVQETFYKATISLSFYQDYEVEAGCLKLPDMPI, encoded by the coding sequence TTGAAGCGTAGCAGGAAAGACAAACTTGATGAAATCTATAGGGAACATGCAAAATCACTTTACTATTATTTATACCGGCTTTCTGGATCCTCCCATATTGCAGAAGATCTAGTTCAAGAAACCTTTTACAAAGCAACGATTTCGCTATCATTTTATCAAGATTATGAGGTAGAAGCTGGTTGTTTAAAGTTGCCAGACATGCCTATCTAG
- a CDS encoding pentapeptide repeat-containing protein translates to MTKKMRIEQPKIPTSLNPVNFQDAFYEEEPYLTDGLIANTTIENETIEKLGLSRVIFKNVTFVNCSFNRIDLTDVIFENCDLSNASFIEGIIHRVVFKECKLIGFDLSEANLKNVAFENCIANMSDFVEATLKQVKFEQCSLQSANFYDSKLSVVKFEQCDINDINFTETLLKE, encoded by the coding sequence ATGACAAAAAAAATGAGAATTGAACAACCAAAAATTCCAACAAGTTTGAACCCAGTGAACTTTCAGGATGCTTTTTACGAAGAAGAGCCATATTTAACGGATGGGCTGATCGCCAATACGACGATTGAAAATGAGACCATTGAAAAGCTTGGTTTATCTAGAGTTATTTTTAAGAATGTAACCTTCGTAAATTGTTCTTTTAACCGGATTGACTTAACAGATGTAATTTTTGAAAACTGTGACTTGTCCAATGCTAGCTTTATTGAAGGAATTATACATAGAGTGGTGTTTAAAGAATGTAAATTAATCGGTTTCGATCTATCGGAAGCGAATTTAAAAAATGTAGCGTTTGAAAATTGCATTGCCAATATGAGTGATTTTGTAGAAGCTACTTTAAAACAGGTGAAATTTGAGCAGTGTTCACTGCAGAGTGCTAACTTTTATGATAGTAAACTTAGTGTAGTAAAGTTTGAACAGTGTGATATTAATGATATTAATTTTACCGAAACATTACTAAAGGAATAG
- a CDS encoding sigma factor regulator N-terminal domain-containing protein, producing MTIEWNEKKEKKVLRRYRFFLTLRIIRVAFMVLFLFWAYMMVVTIGYFHSTKGEKLIAYSQLAIDWQYPGISSGFGNQFDEISPILTQKASIPIYRKLGKEEKDVGYLHVKKPLMTGMTQLDFEFYQKSDEPKFHFWLPFHPETGEKLEANEHTGVGIR from the coding sequence ATGACAATTGAGTGGAATGAGAAAAAAGAAAAGAAAGTATTGAGACGGTATCGATTTTTCTTAACGCTACGAATTATCCGAGTAGCATTTATGGTCTTATTCCTTTTTTGGGCATATATGATGGTTGTAACAATCGGTTATTTTCATTCAACGAAAGGAGAAAAGTTAATAGCGTATTCTCAGCTAGCTATTGACTGGCAGTATCCAGGAATCTCTAGTGGATTTGGGAACCAGTTTGATGAGATTTCGCCGATCCTGACACAAAAAGCATCTATCCCAATTTATCGTAAATTAGGTAAAGAAGAAAAAGATGTAGGCTATCTTCATGTGAAAAAACCGTTGATGACAGGGATGACTCAGCTGGATTTTGAATTCTATCAAAAGAGTGATGAACCTAAATTTCATTTTTGGCTCCCGTTTCATCCAGAAACAGGTGAAAAATTAGAAGCAAACGAACATACAGGTGTTGGGATACGTTAG
- a CDS encoding RNA polymerase sigma factor, whose product MFKVARHAYLDEWRKRKRWEWVPFIETVHKRNEMLSPYEQPEDYAMSRESESEMDDIYKQLNETYRTILYLREKEELTYQEISAVLDLNENQVKVTLHRARKRLHDLAIKSHLYERNENNDN is encoded by the coding sequence TTGTTTAAAGTTGCCAGACATGCCTATCTAGATGAATGGAGAAAAAGAAAAAGGTGGGAATGGGTTCCGTTTATCGAAACCGTTCACAAACGAAATGAAATGTTAAGTCCTTATGAGCAACCGGAAGACTATGCGATGAGTAGAGAAAGCGAAAGTGAAATGGACGATATTTATAAACAATTGAACGAGACGTATCGGACAATTCTCTATTTACGTGAAAAAGAAGAATTGACGTATCAAGAAATTTCAGCTGTCCTAGATTTAAATGAAAATCAAGTGAAGGTAACACTTCATCGGGCACGGAAACGGCTGCATGACTTAGCAATAAAAAGTCATTTATATGAAAGGAATGAAAACAATGACAATTGA
- a CDS encoding GNAT family N-acetyltransferase, with amino-acid sequence MSCFNYEKETERLIIRPYEKEDYTNWLTQFLNRLPSQHKYDEGKIDMSICTEEWFGDLVDKHQQLALEDKVYVFGVFRKEDNVHLGAIDFSTIMRDDFQWARFGYSIHNQFWRNGYGKESVKAAINLAFEKLHYHRIEAHINLDNTASIKLAESIGMEYECTRKGFIYEFDEWTDNLVYFINSDRKKG; translated from the coding sequence TTGAGTTGCTTTAACTATGAGAAAGAAACTGAAAGATTGATTATAAGACCATATGAAAAAGAGGATTATACCAATTGGTTAACCCAATTTTTGAATAGATTGCCTTCACAACACAAATATGATGAAGGAAAAATAGATATGAGTATTTGTACTGAAGAATGGTTTGGGGATTTGGTGGACAAGCACCAACAGCTGGCTCTAGAAGATAAAGTTTATGTGTTCGGGGTTTTTCGAAAAGAAGATAATGTCCATTTAGGTGCAATAGATTTCTCGACGATTATGAGGGATGATTTTCAATGGGCCAGATTTGGGTACTCCATTCATAATCAATTTTGGAGAAATGGATATGGTAAAGAATCAGTAAAAGCAGCAATAAACTTAGCTTTTGAAAAATTACATTATCATCGCATAGAGGCTCACATTAACCTTGATAATACAGCCTCTATAAAGCTAGCAGAAAGTATTGGAATGGAATATGAATGCACTAGAAAAGGATTTATATACGAATTTGACGAGTGGACGGATAATCTAGTTTATTTTATAAATTCAGATAGGAAAAAAGGGTAG
- a CDS encoding CBO0543 family protein, giving the protein MKSKKTQRKFLRIALILNLLALIPLIGRKPPVKDWIIVYLFNAVTNGLIDNVLSKYKIVKYPVRLFSKAFDTHILFDFFLYPTFTIWYNQMTSKDKIFPIIYKLFLITIPPFFIELWAERKTDLIQWSNKWKWYHTFFGLILKSLVTRLVIAVVRKADEKVNKNYNSYK; this is encoded by the coding sequence ATGAAGAGTAAAAAAACTCAAAGAAAGTTTTTGCGAATTGCACTTATATTAAATTTATTAGCACTAATTCCATTGATTGGTAGGAAACCTCCTGTAAAAGATTGGATTATCGTTTATTTATTTAATGCAGTTACAAATGGTCTTATTGATAATGTATTATCAAAGTATAAAATAGTTAAGTATCCTGTACGCTTATTTTCGAAAGCTTTTGATACCCATATACTGTTTGATTTCTTTTTGTATCCTACTTTTACAATTTGGTATAATCAAATGACAAGTAAAGATAAGATTTTCCCTATTATTTATAAGCTCTTTCTTATTACCATCCCACCTTTTTTTATTGAACTTTGGGCAGAGAGAAAGACGGACTTAATTCAATGGAGCAATAAATGGAAATGGTATCATACTTTCTTTGGTCTCATTTTAAAATCTTTAGTAACAAGACTTGTCATTGCTGTTGTAAGGAAAGCTGATGAAAAGGTCAATAAAAATTACAATAGCTATAAATAG
- a CDS encoding ABC transporter substrate-binding protein, with the protein MTECELRTPYVHLIANDQYWDKKRGPRVSEIIFRNDLTKEQALDLCMNTEGQVDIVSMVEPKEALHVIEAPFANLIKVNANRVFAGVFNRFQTDVNFNDRRLRYAMNLAVNKKRLIEVGFLGHATSLPSLTPTWSPELPEDITPIGYNPTEAKQLLHEVGWPVNRFLKIAVIPEYREAAKVIAEDIEVSLGINVEVIKITETEKKNWQRSIAEKRRIPDIDLYLTDVFSLFTVAIPAFIHREFFGESGALRMGPELKSFDDLFTAYASEISEKKRIKVAKEVDRYVHRKH; encoded by the coding sequence ATTACTGAATGCGAGCTCCGAACTCCCTATGTTCATTTAATCGCAAACGATCAATACTGGGACAAAAAACGAGGGCCGAGAGTTTCTGAAATTATTTTTAGAAATGATCTTACAAAAGAACAGGCATTAGACCTTTGTATGAACACTGAGGGGCAAGTAGATATCGTTTCAATGGTGGAGCCTAAAGAAGCTTTACATGTCATCGAGGCACCTTTTGCTAATCTAATAAAAGTGAATGCGAACCGTGTCTTTGCAGGTGTCTTCAATCGGTTTCAAACGGATGTCAATTTTAACGATCGACGTCTCAGATATGCAATGAATTTAGCAGTGAATAAAAAGCGTTTAATTGAAGTTGGCTTTTTGGGTCATGCGACATCACTCCCAAGTTTAACACCCACTTGGTCGCCAGAATTGCCAGAAGACATTACTCCAATTGGCTATAACCCAACGGAAGCAAAGCAGCTTTTACATGAGGTCGGCTGGCCAGTAAATCGTTTCCTAAAAATAGCAGTTATTCCTGAGTATCGTGAGGCAGCCAAGGTAATTGCCGAAGATATTGAAGTAAGTTTAGGGATTAACGTTGAAGTAATAAAGATCACTGAAACTGAAAAGAAAAATTGGCAAAGGTCGATCGCTGAAAAACGAAGAATACCAGATATTGATTTGTATCTCACAGATGTGTTCTCTTTGTTTACAGTAGCAATTCCTGCATTTATTCACCGTGAATTTTTTGGTGAAAGTGGGGCGCTGAGGATGGGGCCGGAACTAAAGTCGTTTGACGATCTTTTCACGGCGTACGCTTCGGAAATCAGCGAAAAGAAACGAATAAAGGTAGCTAAGGAAGTTGATCGCTATGTACACCGGAAGCATTAG
- a CDS encoding GNAT family N-acetyltransferase: MAVTKRFYNRQNDYEKVFELLIQTYQPGGKFSNWHPSRWEYMHFHTYYQDKLTGKSGVWEENGKIVAIVHNELGDGMAYFTVYPEYSYLKPAMLKHAEEYLAKIDNGKKMLRVYGNDFDVELNQLFQSHGYGRQEVNLQHHTICFFNMENPFPAITLPEGYKIVSLEDNNDLIQVDRVQWRGFNHEGEPPEDGVEARKLMQSAPNFRKDLTIVTQASDGRFASYVGMWLCLEKKVGYVEPVCTDPDFRKLGLGKAALLESVRRCIEQGAEEVIVESSLPIYLSAGFIPKFVRYAWDKEF; encoded by the coding sequence ATGGCTGTGACAAAAAGATTTTACAACCGTCAGAACGATTATGAAAAAGTCTTTGAACTATTAATACAAACCTATCAACCGGGAGGTAAATTTAGTAATTGGCATCCATCTAGGTGGGAATATATGCATTTTCATACGTATTATCAAGATAAGTTAACGGGAAAAAGTGGAGTTTGGGAGGAAAACGGAAAGATTGTTGCAATTGTTCACAATGAGCTAGGTGATGGCATGGCGTACTTTACTGTGTACCCAGAATATTCATACTTGAAGCCTGCCATGTTAAAACACGCAGAGGAATATTTAGCAAAAATTGATAACGGAAAGAAAATGCTAAGAGTTTATGGAAATGACTTTGACGTGGAGTTAAATCAATTGTTTCAAAGTCATGGCTATGGTAGGCAAGAGGTGAATTTGCAACATCATACGATTTGTTTCTTTAATATGGAAAATCCGTTTCCTGCAATAACTCTTCCTGAAGGTTATAAAATAGTAAGCCTTGAGGATAATAATGACCTTATTCAGGTCGACCGTGTTCAATGGCGGGGATTTAACCATGAAGGAGAACCACCAGAAGATGGAGTAGAAGCTCGTAAATTAATGCAGTCTGCTCCAAATTTCAGGAAGGATCTTACGATAGTAACCCAAGCCTCAGATGGGAGGTTTGCGTCCTATGTTGGAATGTGGCTTTGCCTTGAAAAGAAAGTTGGTTATGTCGAACCAGTATGTACTGACCCAGATTTTCGGAAACTTGGACTAGGAAAAGCTGCCTTATTAGAAAGTGTTCGCCGCTGCATTGAACAAGGGGCTGAAGAAGTAATCGTTGAATCCTCTCTACCGATCTATTTGTCTGCCGGGTTTATACCGAAGTTTGTAAGATATGCATGGGACAAAGAATTTTAA
- a CDS encoding anti-sigma factor C-terminal domain-containing protein, with protein MHEGTVADFAFSTKHYFTTNELFDLLEGYDLTINWMPIYMGELDRFSEGWWGSDNSISVGPWGLTHGSEFRSDYHEGFRANPARENIEVIERLMINNMKQIYKEDQKLTEAIFNTKHFEERIQFIEENGFLVYGAVVTGPTKELLRLKELEEIQGVQLGEITFWNW; from the coding sequence ATTCATGAAGGTACAGTAGCTGATTTCGCTTTTTCAACAAAACATTATTTTACCACTAATGAGCTGTTTGATCTTTTAGAGGGCTATGATCTTACGATTAATTGGATGCCTATTTATATGGGAGAATTAGATCGTTTTTCAGAAGGTTGGTGGGGGAGTGATAATAGTATCTCCGTTGGACCTTGGGGATTAACACATGGAAGTGAATTTAGAAGCGATTATCATGAAGGCTTCAGAGCAAATCCTGCAAGAGAAAATATTGAAGTAATCGAAAGACTGATGATCAACAATATGAAGCAAATTTATAAAGAGGATCAGAAGTTGACAGAAGCAATATTTAATACAAAGCATTTTGAAGAACGCATTCAGTTCATCGAAGAAAATGGATTTTTAGTTTATGGAGCAGTTGTGACTGGTCCGACAAAAGAATTATTAAGATTGAAAGAGTTAGAAGAAATCCAGGGTGTGCAGTTGGGAGAAATAACATTTTGGAATTGGTAG
- a CDS encoding GNAT family N-acetyltransferase: MITLFQTNRCCISTIQKCDYVDVKKLYQNQEVRKYLGGIRDEGSIGVVIEEMLHSNEPSYYWVVKEQVTREFMGLVSLDQHHNRVDFEVSYQILPKYWGNGFATEVVQFMIDYAFNELKLTRVIAETQTANNSSCRLLERVGMKLEKIVTRFGAEQAIFSIEV, translated from the coding sequence GTGATAACTTTGTTTCAAACAAACAGGTGTTGTATTAGTACCATTCAAAAATGCGATTACGTTGACGTGAAAAAATTATACCAAAATCAAGAAGTAAGAAAATATCTCGGTGGCATTCGTGACGAAGGTTCCATTGGAGTAGTCATAGAGGAGATGCTTCATTCCAATGAGCCTTCCTACTATTGGGTTGTTAAAGAACAAGTGACAAGGGAATTCATGGGTCTGGTTTCTCTTGACCAACATCATAATAGGGTCGATTTCGAAGTTTCATATCAAATTTTACCGAAGTACTGGGGTAATGGATTTGCAACAGAAGTCGTTCAATTCATGATCGATTATGCATTCAATGAATTAAAGCTTACTAGAGTCATTGCCGAAACACAAACTGCGAACAACTCTTCCTGCAGACTTTTAGAGAGGGTAGGAATGAAGTTAGAAAAGATCGTTACACGGTTTGGTGCCGAGCAAGCTATTTTTTCGATCGAAGTGTGA
- a CDS encoding RNA polymerase sigma factor has product MTDNKNIEIEGWYHLYSAAIFKYICMMTRDYQQAEDLTHETFLRAYNNYDSFERKSETKTWLFRIAHNVTIDFLRRRKPLRIFESFLHNKRDLSPLPEDILDMKEEVRELYKALGSLKPAYREVIILRKIKGFSIKETSDILNWPENK; this is encoded by the coding sequence TTGACAGATAATAAAAACATTGAAATAGAAGGCTGGTATCATTTATACAGCGCTGCTATTTTTAAATATATTTGTATGATGACTCGTGATTATCAACAGGCAGAAGATCTAACACATGAAACTTTTTTAAGAGCCTATAACAACTATGATTCCTTTGAACGTAAGTCTGAAACAAAAACATGGTTGTTCCGAATTGCTCACAATGTAACCATTGACTTTTTAAGAAGACGTAAGCCACTTAGGATTTTTGAAAGCTTTTTACATAATAAAAGGGATTTAAGTCCTTTACCTGAAGATATTCTCGATATGAAAGAAGAAGTTAGAGAATTATATAAAGCTTTGGGGAGTCTTAAACCTGCTTATCGTGAGGTTATAATTTTACGAAAAATCAAAGGGTTTAGCATTAAGGAGACAAGTGACATTCTAAATTGGCCAGAAAACAAGTGA
- a CDS encoding HIT family protein yields MDCLGCMLANKYIPVNVVYENQFVCCILDHEPFNEGHVLIIPKEHFIDVDELNLETSNAVMNAAKTLSKAIKTLYKPDGITICQNGGVFNDLSHFHMHIIPRYKHQSFANFYLEEPLSNEVAKSKLVATRDELVGVINSASSPKERS; encoded by the coding sequence ATGGATTGCTTGGGATGCATGTTAGCAAATAAATACATACCAGTAAATGTGGTGTATGAAAATCAATTTGTTTGTTGTATTTTAGACCATGAGCCATTTAATGAGGGCCACGTGTTAATAATACCTAAAGAACATTTTATTGATGTAGATGAACTAAATTTAGAAACATCGAATGCAGTTATGAATGCAGCAAAAACACTCTCAAAGGCGATAAAGACATTGTATAAACCCGATGGAATAACTATATGTCAAAACGGAGGTGTATTTAATGACTTGTCTCATTTCCATATGCACATCATACCGAGATACAAACATCAATCGTTTGCTAATTTTTACCTTGAAGAACCCCTAAGTAATGAAGTTGCTAAAAGTAAACTAGTTGCTACCAGGGATGAATTAGTAGGGGTTATCAATAGTGCCTCCTCACCGAAAGAAAGGAGTTAA
- a CDS encoding YhdT family protein: MKNQIDQNDPRFKIAHREALIGVGLVIFNFIWWYGFAYGLGSAPVEDYTYIFGLPAWFFYSCVLGFLVMVILVIIMVKKFFVEVDFEDEEEETR, encoded by the coding sequence ATGAAAAATCAGATTGATCAAAATGATCCGAGGTTCAAGATTGCACATCGAGAAGCTTTAATTGGTGTTGGACTAGTGATCTTTAATTTTATTTGGTGGTATGGTTTTGCATATGGTCTTGGTTCGGCTCCAGTTGAAGATTACACGTACATTTTTGGATTACCAGCTTGGTTTTTTTATAGTTGTGTTCTTGGTTTTCTTGTTATGGTCATTCTCGTCATCATCATGGTAAAGAAATTTTTTGTTGAAGTCGATTTTGAGGATGAAGAGGAGGAAACTCGATGA
- a CDS encoding RDD family protein — protein sequence MYGEFYKETFSFLDIFHRLYYLILPIVWYGYTIGKKALGIRIARVDGEKVGIGTMLLRDIVAGIVYVFTLGIGVIVSAFMVGLREDKRSIHDFIAGTYVTYNPPELTKHTESY from the coding sequence TTGTACGGTGAATTTTATAAAGAAACCTTTTCGTTCCTGGATATCTTTCATAGACTATACTACCTAATCTTGCCTATTGTTTGGTATGGCTATACGATTGGGAAGAAGGCACTCGGGATTCGGATTGCTAGAGTTGATGGAGAAAAAGTAGGCATCGGTACTATGCTTTTACGTGATATTGTTGCCGGGATTGTCTATGTGTTTACACTTGGAATCGGCGTAATTGTAAGTGCTTTTATGGTGGGTTTACGTGAAGATAAACGTTCGATTCACGATTTTATTGCTGGAACTTATGTAACATACAATCCACCAGAATTGACAAAGCATACGGAATCTTATTAA
- a CDS encoding GNAT family N-acetyltransferase — protein MSIRRIKQEHIAECTKLYMEVFNGEPWNDNWTLETATERLHDIFISPNFEGVFYLEEGHIKGAIFGNYEQFFDGKHYNLREMFVAKDVQGQGIGSKMLAKLEGNLKEHGITTLILFTSKGNKTSQFYLNNGFNEWTSMAMMGKDI, from the coding sequence TTGTCTATTAGGAGAATTAAACAAGAACATATTGCTGAGTGTACGAAGCTATATATGGAGGTTTTTAATGGTGAGCCTTGGAATGACAATTGGACGTTAGAAACGGCAACTGAAAGATTGCATGATATTTTTATTTCGCCCAATTTTGAAGGAGTTTTCTATCTGGAGGAAGGTCATATAAAAGGTGCGATTTTCGGCAACTATGAACAATTTTTTGATGGGAAACATTATAACCTAAGAGAAATGTTTGTAGCAAAAGATGTTCAAGGCCAAGGGATAGGAAGTAAAATGCTTGCAAAATTAGAAGGGAATTTAAAAGAGCATGGAATAACTACTCTAATTTTATTTACCTCTAAAGGAAATAAGACAAGTCAGTTCTATTTAAATAATGGCTTTAATGAATGGACGAGTATGGCGATGATGGGGAAAGATATTTAA